The Streptomyces sp. ALI-76-A nucleotide sequence AGCGCAGGAGTGACGACCGCGGTACTGGAGGCCGCCCCGGGTGCGGGCGGCCGGATGTCGACCGAGAAGGTCGACGGCTTCCGGCTCGACCGCGTCGGGCAGCTGCTGTCCACGGCGTATCCCGAACTGCGGCGGACGCCCGGGCTGGACGGCCTGGTGCTGCGCCCCTTCGCGCCGGGCGTCCTGCTGCACTGCGACGGACGCCATCACTGGGCGGGCCCGCCCGCCGGCGCGGGGGGCGCACGGGGCGCACTCCACGCCGTGCGCGCCCTGGCGGCCGCTCCCCGGTCACCCGTGCCGAGGGGCCGGGGGGTTTCCCGGCCGGCCGCCGCGTCGAGGGACTGGGGTGATCGGGAGCCGGCCGCCGGGCCGGGGAGCCGGGGTGTTCCACGGGGGCCGGGCATGGGTTCCAGGAGCCGGGGCGCCCCCTGGCCGGCCGCCGGGTCCGGGACCGGTCGCGGCGCGCCCCGGGGGACCGCGCCGCTCGGTACCGCCGTCGACCAGGCCCGGCTCGGGGCCGCGCTCTCCCGTATCGCCCACGCGCCCGTCGAGCGCCTCCTGGCCCGGCTGGAACTGCCCGCCGGGCAGGCGCTCGCCGCCCGCGGACTGCCCGCCCGCACGATCGACGGCTTCCTGCGCCCGCTGCTCGCCGCGCTGCTGTGCGACCCGGAGCTGGCCACGTCCAGCCGGTGCGCGGACCTCGCGCTGCGCGCCTTCGCCCGCGGGCGGCTGTGTGTGCCGGAGGGCGGGGCCGAGGCGCTGCCGGAGCTGCTCGCGCGGACGCTGCCGCCGGGCACCGTGCGCACCGGCGTCCGGGTCACCTCGGTCTCCACGACCTCGGTGATCACCGCCGAGCACGGCGAGTTCCGCTGCCGGGCCGTGCTCCTCGCGACCGACGCGCGGGCCGCCGCCGACCTGCTGCCCGGCCTGCGGGTGCCGGACTTCCACCCGGTGACGGTGGTGCACCACACGACGGACGAGCCGCCGGCCACGGGCGCGTCACTGCTGCTGGACGCGGACCGCGGCGGCCCGGTCGCGCACACCGCGGTGGTCAGCCGCGTCGACCCGTCCCGCGCGCCCGCGGGCCGCACCCTGGTCTCCTCGACGGTCCTCGGCCCGCCCCCGGCCGGCCTCGACACCGCCGTCCGCATGCATCTGGCACGCCTGTACGGCACCTCGACGCGACGCTGGGAGACCCTCGCCGTCCACCACACCGCCGAGGCGGTGCCCGCCATGCGGCCGCCGCACGACCTCCGCCGTCCGGTACGGCTGCTGGCGGGCCTGTACGTGTGCGGCGACCACCGGGACACCAGTACCGTCCAGGGCGCGCTGCACTCGGCCCACCGGGCGTCGGCGGCGATCCTGGCGGACCTGGGGACGAGCGGGTCGATGCACCGGGCGGAGCCGATACCCACGGCGCGGGCCGCCTGAGACGCCCGGGGCGCGGGAGACCGCGCGACCGGCCGTGACGCCGTCGCGCGGACCCCGCCCCCGTCGGAGTCGGGGCGGTTCCCCTCAGCCCAGCGCCGCGACCTTGTCGCGGTACCCCCGCACCGGGGCCGCGTCCTTGTACGGCTCCAGCCTCCGCTCGAAGTCCCGTACGTACTCGACCGCCCGCACCGACCGCATCTCGGCCGCCGCGCCGGCCGCCTCGGCGCCGAGCGCGCAGGCCTGGTCGAGTTCGCCGAGGCCGAGGTGGGCGGAGGCGAGGACGACCCGGCAGAGGAGCCGACTGCGGGCGTAGGCGGGCGCGCGCAGTTGCAGGGAGCGTTCCGCGTGCTGGGCGGCCGCGCGGAACTGCTGGAGGTCCCGGTGGCAGTGCCCGAACTCGTCGGCGAGCTGTGCCTCGTCGAAGAACCGCGCCCAGTGCGGGACCTCGTCGCCGGGCCGGGCGGCCTCCAGCGCGCGCTCGGCCCGGACGAGGGACGCCGTGCAGGCGCGCACCTCCCCCAGCACCCCGTGCCCGCGTGCCTCGACCGCGTGCAGCAGCGCCTGCACGACCGGCGGGGCGCTGGTCCCGACGCCCTGCTGGGCCACCCGCGCCAGCTGCACGGCCTCCCGCCCGTGCCCGAGGTACACGGCCTGCCGGCTCATCGTGACCAGGACGTAGGAGCCGTAGGCCCGGTCCCCGGCGGCCTGCGAGAGCCGGAGCGCCTGCACGAAGTAACGCTGGGCGAGACCGTGCGCGGCGATGTCGTACGACGTCCAGCCCGCCAGTCTCGTCAGGTCGGCGGCGGCGGCGAACAGGCGGCGGCCGGTCTGCTCGCCGTAGGTGCCGCGCAGCATCGGCTCGCACTCGTGCTCCAGGTAGCGCACGAGGGCCTGGCGGGCGTGGCCGCCGCCGTACATGTCGTCGAGGGAGCGGAACAGCTCGCCGACCGAGCGGAGGGCGGAGATGTCGCCGCCGGTGACCTTCTGGCCGGGGGCGCGCTCGGACTGGCCGCGCTGGCGGGGCACCACCGGGCGGCCCTGCGCGGGCACCGTGGAGGTTCCTCCCGCTCGTGCGAAGCCGACAGTGGTGGAAGGCGGTTCACCGCGCGCCACCCGGTCGTCGGGGCGGCCGATCAGCCAGTCCCGGCTCGGCACCACCAGCCCCGCCGGGGTGAACGCGATCTTGCGGAGTTCCGCGTGACTGCCGGAGTCCTTGCGCCACAGTCCGCTGACGATGTCGACGGCCTCCTCGGGGCCGGCGGCGAACTCCAGGCCCGCGTAGACCGGCGCGCAGGCGTCGAGCCCGAGGTCCTGGGCGGTGAGCCTGCGGCCGAGGCGCCGGGTGAAGACCTCGGCGATCAGGGCGGGGGTGGTGCCGCGGGGCTGCTGTCCGCGCAGCCACCGGGTCACGGATGTCTTGTCGTATCTGAGGTCCAGCCCGTGTTCGAGACCGAGCTGGTCCACTCGACGGGCGAGACCCGCGTTGGAGAACCCCGCTTCTGCGATGAGCGCGGCGAGCTGTCGGTTGGGAGTGCGCTGCGCGGGTCGTTCCGTCATCTGCGGTGCGGTCTCCTGCCTGCCGGGCCGGCACGGGCCCCGAGACGCGCGTGCGGCCTCCGGCCGGGGCGGCGGCGGTGCTGCCGGGCGGCGCGGGGCGTGCTGTGCCTCGTCGGGGTCGCGTGGTGCCCGGATTGCCTGTGAGCAGCCCTTATGGCCTCTGCGAACGGCGCGAATGTAGCGGAGAGTGAGCAGGTGATCGCATGCTTCGACGTTCATTCATCCGATCGTGTGAGGATTGGCCACAGGGCTGACGCGCGACGCCCGGTCGTACAGTGGCGTAGGCACGCTTCGTGCCTTACGACCCGCCAGGGCTTCTAGGGAGGCGCTTGCCGTGAGTGAGTTGCGGTTCGTCCGGATGGGATTCGGTGCGGACGCCGTCGAGTACCAGGAGGCGTGGGACGAGCAGCGCCGGGTCCACGCGGCGCGGTTCGCCGACGAGATCCCCGACACCGTGCTGCTCCTGGAGCACCCCCCGGTCTACACGGCCGGCCGGCGCACGACGGACGGCGAACGTCCGCTCGACGGGACCCCGGTCATCGACGTCGACCGCGGCGGCAAGATCACCTGGCACGGCCCGGGCCAGCTGGTGGGCTACCCGATCCAGAAGCTCCCGCGTCCGGTGGACGTCGTCGCACACGTACGGCGGCTGGAGGAGGCCCTGATCCGCACCTGCGCGGAGTTCGGCCTGGAGACCAGCCGGGTGGAGGGGCGCAGCGGGGTGTGGATCCTCGGCGACCCGGTCGAGCGGCGCCCGGCACCGGGCGGACTCTCCCTCGACTTCGACCCCCGCCTCCAGGACGAGGAGTTCGACCCGCGTCTGAACGGGCCCGAGTACGCGCCCTCCAACGCCGGGCAGCGCCGCGAGGACCGCAAGATCGCCGCGATCGGCATCCGGGTGGCCAAGGGCGTGACGATGCACGGCTTCGCGCTGAACGTGAACCCGGACAACCGGTGGTTCGACCGGATCATCCCGTGCGGGATCCGGGACGCGGGGGTGGCGTCCCTGGCCGGCGAGCTGGGGCGCGAGGTGACGATCGCGGAGGTGCTGCCGGTGGTGGAGCGCCACCTGGCGGACGTCCTGCGCAACGCGGACCTGAAGCCCCGCGAGGTCGAACGGGCGCCGGCGTAGGCCCACAGGGGTTCTTCGCTCCCGCCGCCCCTACCCGTCCCGTTCTGGGGGCTGCCGTCCCAGACCCCCCGCTTCAGCCCTGAAGGGGCCTCGCCTGAAGGGGCCTCGTCCTCGAACGCCGGACGGGCTGATCCAGGAGGCGACACCCCCTGCGGGAATGCCTTCGGGAATGTGGAGGTTGCCCACTCCGGGGAGCGAAAACGTACGGGCGTACCCTGGTGTACGCCGAAGAATCGAAGCTACAGGGAGCCGATGTGTCCGCAGTCGCACCCGACGGACGCAAGATGCTGCGCCTGGAGGTCCGCAACAGCCAGACCCCCATCGAGCGCAAGCCCGAGTGGATCAAGACCCGGGCGAAAATGGGTCCCGAGTACACCAAGATGCAGAACCTCGTGAAGAGCGAGGGCCTGCACACCGTCTGCCAGGAAGCCGGCTGTCCCAACATCTACGAGTGCTGGGAGGACCGCGAGGCGACCTTCCTCATCGGCGGCGACCAGTGCACCCGGCGCTGCGACTTCTGCCAGATCGACACCGGCAGGCCCGAGGCCCTCGACCGCGACGAGCCGCGCCGCGTGGGTGAGTCCGTGGTCACCATGGACCTGAACTACGCCACCATCACCGGCGTGGCCCGCGACGACCTCCCGGACGGCGGCGCCTGGCTGTACGCCGAGACGGTCCGCCAGATCCACGAGCAGACCGCCGGGCGCGCGGAGGGCCGCACCAAGGTCGAACTGCTCGCCCCGGACTTCAACGCCGTGCCGGAGCTGCTCGAAGAGGTCTTCGCCTCGCGCCCCGAGGTCTTCGCGCACAACGTCGAGACGGTCCCCCGTATCTTCAAGCGCATCCGCCCCGGCTTCCGCTACGAGCGCTCGCTCAAGGTCATCACCGAGGCCCGCGACTACGGCCTGGTCACCAAGTCGAACCTGATCCTCGGCATGGGAGAGACCCGTGAGGAGATCAGCGAGGCGCTCCGGCAGCTGCACGAGGCCGGCTGCGAGCTGGTCACCATCACGCAGTACCTGCGCCCGAGCGTGCGCCACCACCCCGTGGAGCGCTGGGTCAAGCCGCAGGAGTTCGTGGAGCTGAAGGACGAGGCCGAGAAGATCGGCTTCTCGGGCGTGATGTCCGGCCCGCTGGTGCGGTCCTCGTACCGCGCCGGACGGCTGTACCGGATGGCCGTGGAGTCGCGCGAGTCGGCCGCTCCGCAGCGCGGCGGCGACTTCGTCGCCCCCCAGGCCGTCTGACACGCCGTCACCCGCCTTGCCCACAGCGGGCGGACCCAAGCGTGTGAATTCGCGCACAAGTAACTACCCGCCAGTAAAGGCCGATACGACGCGGTCCTGACCGTCCTCGCAGATGAGGGCGGCCACCAGGGCCGCGTCCGTGCGTGGGGCCGCCACATCAAGGCTTCATGGGTGTTTGACCGGCAGGTCATGCCCTGGTAACACCAATCAGTGACCCTGGACTCACACCACGTGCACCCATACCCAGAGCGGTATCGAGGGGGGACCTCCATCATGCAGGCCGCGCCTGTTCGCGCCACCGCGATTCCTTCGTTCACCGACGCACTCCGCGCCGTCGAATCCCTGCTCCTGAGCAACGGCCAGCGCACCGCCCGCCGCAACGCCTGGACGTCCGTACTGGAGGACCGCCGCCGCGCCAAGGACAGGATCGAGGCGCAGCGCGTCCTGGAGCAGACCTTCACCATCCCCTCCTGACGCGCCCCCTCCCCTTCCGGACGGGCACTGCCGTCGTCCGCGCTCCCGGGGGCACGTAGACTTCGGGGCATGGCGAGGAAGGACACGGCAGCGGACGCTGCGAATCCCGGGCGACTCAAGCAGATCGCTCTGACCTACAAGATGACCCGCAAGGCCGACAAGAAGATCGGTCTTGTACTCGCGGCTGTCGGAATCGTCACCCTTGGTGTCTTCCTCGCGATCGGTTTCTTGATCGGTCACCCCGTATACCTCGGCATCCTGGGCCTCCTGCTCGCCTTCCTCGCGTCGGCGATCGTGTTCGGGCGCCGGGCCGAGCGGGCGGCCTTCGGGCAGATGGAGGGACAACCGGGCGCCGCGGCGGCCGTACTGGACAACGTGGGCCGGGGCTGGACGACCACCCCCGCGGTCGCGATGAACCGCAGCCAGGACGTGGTGCACCGGGCGGTCGGCAAGGCCGGCATCGTCCTGGTCGCCGAGGGCAACCCGAACCGGGTGAAGAGCCTGCTGGCCGCCGAGAAGAAGAAGATGAACCGCATCGTGGCCGACGTGCCGGTGCACGACCTCATCGTCGGCACCGGCGAGGGCCAGGTTCCGCTGAAGAAGCTGCGCACCACGATGCTGAAGCTTCCGCGGGTGCTCACCGGCCCGCAGGTCACCGCGACCAACGACCGGCTGCGGGCGCTGGGCGACCTGATGAGCAACATGCCGCTGCCGAAGGGGCCGATGCCCAAGGGCATGAAGCTCCCGAAGGGCGGACCGAAGGCCCGCTGACCCACCCGCTGTTCTCCTTCTACGTCGAAGAGGGCGCCCGGATCACTCCGGGCGCCCTCTTCGACGTGGACGACGCCGTGTTCGTTCGCGGCACAGACGTCGCAACGTATGCGTCCGAGCGGCGGGTTTCGCTAGATGCGGACTTCCACCGTGCGGGCCAGCCGGTCGTGCAGACCCCGGCCGTCGCGGTCCCAGATCAGCGCCGGGAGGGCGAGGCACAGCAGGGCGGTGCGCAGCAGGGCCCGCCAGGGATTGACGCGGCCGGTCTCCACGGCGACCACCCGCACGCTGAAGAGGCGCTTGCCCGGAGTGACGCCGATGGTGCCGACCGTCAGGACGCTCATCACGAAGAAGACCAGGAGCGCCCAGTTGGAGGTCGTCTGGCCATAGCTCTGCGTGATCAACTGGGATGCAATCAGGACGCTCATCGCCCAGTCCACCGCCAGCGCCCCGAGGCGTCGCCCCGGCCGGGCGATCGACCCGGGCCCCTCTTCCGGCAGGCCGAGCTGCTCGCCCCGGTATCCGAAATCGACACCGGCGTCCTCCGCGGCCGCGCGGGGGCCCGAGAGCCACGAACCGATTGCTTCCCTCTTGTCCACGCGTCCACCGTACTGCGCCCGTTTCGCGATACGGACAGGTGGGGTGGAGTGGACCGTGTCCGGTTAACTTGGGCGAAACAAATGGGTCACGCCTGAGAAATCACCCGTACCTAGGGTCGAGGTCAGCGTGTGCCACCGCACTGGCCGCACGAACGAACTACCACCCCGGCACGGAACGGTCGGGAGTAGGAGGAGCTGGATGTTCCAGAACGCCGACGAGGCCAAGAAGTTCATCGCGGACGAGGGCGTCAAGTTCATCGACGTCCGCTTCTGCGACCTGCCGGGCGTCATGCAGCACTTCACGGTGCCCGTTGAGGCGTTCGACCCGGACGAGGAGCTGGCCTTCGACGGATCCTCGATCCGTGGCTTCCAGGCCATCCACGAGTCGGACATGGCGCTGCGCGCGGACCTGTCGACCGCTCGGGTCGACGCCTTCCGCCGCGACAAGACGCTGAACATCAACTTCTTCATCCACGACCCGATCACCGGCGAGCAGTACAGCCGTGACCCGCGGAACGTGGCCAAGAAGGCCGAGGCCTACCTCGCCTCCACCGGAATCGCGGACACCGCGTACTTCGGTCCCGAGGCCGAGTTCTACGTCTTCGACAGCGTCCGCTTCGCCACCACCGCGAACGAGTCCTTCTACCACATCGACTCCGAGGCGGGCGCCTGGAACACCGGCGCCCTCGAGGACAACCGTGGCTACAAGGTCCGTTACAAGGGCGGCTACTTCCCGGTCCCGCCGGTCGACCACTTCGCCGACCTGCGCGCCGAGATCTCGCTGGAGCTGGCCAAGGCCGGCCTCCAGGTCGAGCGCCAGCACCACGAGGTGGGCACCGCCGGCCAGGCCGAGATCAACTACAAGTTCAACACGCTGCTCTCCGCCGCCGACGACCTCCAGCTCTTCAAGTACATCGTGAAGAACGTGGCCTGGCGCAACGGCAAGACCGCGACCTTCATGCCGAAGCCGATCTTCGGTGACAACGGCTCGGGCATGCACGTCCACCAGTCGCTGTGGGCCAACGGCGACCCGCTGTTCTACGACGAGGCCGGTTACGCGGGTCTGTCGGACATGGCCCGCTTCTACATCGGCGGCATCCTCAAGCACGCCCCGTCGCTGCTGGCCTTCACCAACCCGACGGTGAACTCGTACCACCGTCTGGTCCCGGGCTTCGAGGCGCCGGTCAACCTGGTGTACTCGCAGCGCAACCGCTCCGCGGCCATGCGTATCCCGATCACCGGCTCGAACCCGAAGGCCAAGCGCGTCGAGTTCCGGGCGCCCGACTCCTCCGGCAACCCGTACCTGGCGTTCTCCGCGCTGCTGCTCGCGGGCCTGGACGGCATCA carries:
- a CDS encoding NAD(P)/FAD-dependent oxidoreductase — encoded protein: MLEPAYQADVVIVGAGIAGLSAAQRLTSAGVTTAVLEAAPGAGGRMSTEKVDGFRLDRVGQLLSTAYPELRRTPGLDGLVLRPFAPGVLLHCDGRHHWAGPPAGAGGARGALHAVRALAAAPRSPVPRGRGVSRPAAASRDWGDREPAAGPGSRGVPRGPGMGSRSRGAPWPAAGSGTGRGAPRGTAPLGTAVDQARLGAALSRIAHAPVERLLARLELPAGQALAARGLPARTIDGFLRPLLAALLCDPELATSSRCADLALRAFARGRLCVPEGGAEALPELLARTLPPGTVRTGVRVTSVSTTSVITAEHGEFRCRAVLLATDARAAADLLPGLRVPDFHPVTVVHHTTDEPPATGASLLLDADRGGPVAHTAVVSRVDPSRAPAGRTLVSSTVLGPPPAGLDTAVRMHLARLYGTSTRRWETLAVHHTAEAVPAMRPPHDLRRPVRLLAGLYVCGDHRDTSTVQGALHSAHRASAAILADLGTSGSMHRAEPIPTARAA
- a CDS encoding regulator, whose product is MTERPAQRTPNRQLAALIAEAGFSNAGLARRVDQLGLEHGLDLRYDKTSVTRWLRGQQPRGTTPALIAEVFTRRLGRRLTAQDLGLDACAPVYAGLEFAAGPEEAVDIVSGLWRKDSGSHAELRKIAFTPAGLVVPSRDWLIGRPDDRVARGEPPSTTVGFARAGGTSTVPAQGRPVVPRQRGQSERAPGQKVTGGDISALRSVGELFRSLDDMYGGGHARQALVRYLEHECEPMLRGTYGEQTGRRLFAAAADLTRLAGWTSYDIAAHGLAQRYFVQALRLSQAAGDRAYGSYVLVTMSRQAVYLGHGREAVQLARVAQQGVGTSAPPVVQALLHAVEARGHGVLGEVRACTASLVRAERALEAARPGDEVPHWARFFDEAQLADEFGHCHRDLQQFRAAAQHAERSLQLRAPAYARSRLLCRVVLASAHLGLGELDQACALGAEAAGAAAEMRSVRAVEYVRDFERRLEPYKDAAPVRGYRDKVAALG
- the lipB gene encoding lipoyl(octanoyl) transferase LipB, with translation MATGLTRDARSYSGVGTLRALRPARASREALAVSELRFVRMGFGADAVEYQEAWDEQRRVHAARFADEIPDTVLLLEHPPVYTAGRRTTDGERPLDGTPVIDVDRGGKITWHGPGQLVGYPIQKLPRPVDVVAHVRRLEEALIRTCAEFGLETSRVEGRSGVWILGDPVERRPAPGGLSLDFDPRLQDEEFDPRLNGPEYAPSNAGQRREDRKIAAIGIRVAKGVTMHGFALNVNPDNRWFDRIIPCGIRDAGVASLAGELGREVTIAEVLPVVERHLADVLRNADLKPREVERAPA
- the lipA gene encoding lipoyl synthase yields the protein MSAVAPDGRKMLRLEVRNSQTPIERKPEWIKTRAKMGPEYTKMQNLVKSEGLHTVCQEAGCPNIYECWEDREATFLIGGDQCTRRCDFCQIDTGRPEALDRDEPRRVGESVVTMDLNYATITGVARDDLPDGGAWLYAETVRQIHEQTAGRAEGRTKVELLAPDFNAVPELLEEVFASRPEVFAHNVETVPRIFKRIRPGFRYERSLKVITEARDYGLVTKSNLILGMGETREEISEALRQLHEAGCELVTITQYLRPSVRHHPVERWVKPQEFVELKDEAEKIGFSGVMSGPLVRSSYRAGRLYRMAVESRESAAPQRGGDFVAPQAV
- a CDS encoding DUF4191 domain-containing protein, with translation MARKDTAADAANPGRLKQIALTYKMTRKADKKIGLVLAAVGIVTLGVFLAIGFLIGHPVYLGILGLLLAFLASAIVFGRRAERAAFGQMEGQPGAAAAVLDNVGRGWTTTPAVAMNRSQDVVHRAVGKAGIVLVAEGNPNRVKSLLAAEKKKMNRIVADVPVHDLIVGTGEGQVPLKKLRTTMLKLPRVLTGPQVTATNDRLRALGDLMSNMPLPKGPMPKGMKLPKGGPKAR
- a CDS encoding RDD family protein; translation: MDKREAIGSWLSGPRAAAEDAGVDFGYRGEQLGLPEEGPGSIARPGRRLGALAVDWAMSVLIASQLITQSYGQTTSNWALLVFFVMSVLTVGTIGVTPGKRLFSVRVVAVETGRVNPWRALLRTALLCLALPALIWDRDGRGLHDRLARTVEVRI
- the glnA gene encoding type I glutamate--ammonia ligase, with translation MFQNADEAKKFIADEGVKFIDVRFCDLPGVMQHFTVPVEAFDPDEELAFDGSSIRGFQAIHESDMALRADLSTARVDAFRRDKTLNINFFIHDPITGEQYSRDPRNVAKKAEAYLASTGIADTAYFGPEAEFYVFDSVRFATTANESFYHIDSEAGAWNTGALEDNRGYKVRYKGGYFPVPPVDHFADLRAEISLELAKAGLQVERQHHEVGTAGQAEINYKFNTLLSAADDLQLFKYIVKNVAWRNGKTATFMPKPIFGDNGSGMHVHQSLWANGDPLFYDEAGYAGLSDMARFYIGGILKHAPSLLAFTNPTVNSYHRLVPGFEAPVNLVYSQRNRSAAMRIPITGSNPKAKRVEFRAPDSSGNPYLAFSALLLAGLDGIKNKIEPAEPIDKDLYELAPEEHAGVAQVPTSLPAVLDRLEADHEFLLAGDVFTSDLIETWIDYKRTNEIAPLQLRPHPHEFELYFDV